Within the Candidatus Rokuibacteriota bacterium genome, the region TCGAGCACCTGCGCGGCGCGCGCGTCCTGGCGGTCGATCTTGTTGATGACGACCACGGGCGTGAGCCCCGCCTCGAGTGCCTTCTTCAGCACGAAGCGCGTCTGGGGCAGGGGGCCTTCCGCCGCGTCCACCAGCAGCAGCACGCCGTCCACGAGCGTCAGCGTCCGCTCGACCTCGCCGCCGAAGTCGGCATGGCCGGGGGTGTCCACGATGTTGATCTTCATGTCCTTGTAGTGGACGGACGTGTTCTTCGCCATGATGGTGATGCCCTTCTCGCGCTCGAGGTCGATCGAGTCCATGACCCGCTCGGCCACGTGCTCGTTGGCGCGGAAGATGCCCGACTGCCACAGCATGGCGTCCACGAGGGTGGTCTTCCCGTGGTCGACGTGGGCGATGATGGCGACGTTCCTGATATCCTTACGCTCCTGCATGTGCTCACTGTAGCACGGATTTTTCGAATGGCGCAGTGCGTTGACCTTGCCCCGGACTCGACGGCTGGGGCATAATGATTTCCCTATCCCCGCATCCAGGAGGAAATCGCACGTGAGAACCCGACTGCTGCTGCTGACCGCCCTCGTCGTCGCGTTCGGCGCGTCCCGGGCCGTGCCCACGGCCGCGTGGGCCCAGGCCCCCAAACCCGCAGAGACTCTGAAAGGACCCGCGCGCGTGACACAGATGGCCGAGATCGCAATGGAGAAGGGCGGCATCATCAAGATCGAGTTCTTCGCCGATGACGCGCCGAAGACCGTCGAGAACTTTGTCACCCTCGCCAAGAAGGGCTTCTACAACGGGCTGACCTTCCACCGCATCGAGCCCAACTTCGTCGTGCAGGGCGGCGACC harbors:
- a CDS encoding peptidylprolyl isomerase, translating into MRTRLLLLTALVVAFGASRAVPTAAWAQAPKPAETLKGPARVTQMAEIAMEKGGIIKIEFFADDAPKTVENFVTLAKKGFYNGLTFHRIEPNFVVQGGDPKGDGTGGPGYKIKAEFNKNLHERGAVAMARSNDPDSAGSQFYITLAPAHFLDGKYTVFGKVVSGMNIVDNIKKGDKMKSVTIMDAAK